A genomic window from Purpureocillium takamizusanense chromosome 2, complete sequence includes:
- a CDS encoding Hydroxyisourate hydrolase (COG:I~EggNog:ENOG503P592), protein MAPPQQQQQQPAGAATKDAITCHVLDTTAGRPASGIRVVLEQTGSSAAAAGQSRPATFEARTDADGRIARWQPSGETSLAVGDVLASLKGPSRWALRFDTESYFGEGKTFFPEATIVFRVDEGQHYHVPLLLSPFSYTTYRGS, encoded by the coding sequence atggccccccctcagcaacaacaacaacaaccagccggcgccgccaccaaagATGCCATCACCTGCCACGTCCTCGACaccacggccggccgccccgccagcggcatccgcgtcgtcctcgagcagacgggctcctcggccgccgccgcgggccagtCCCGCCCCGCCACCTTCGAAGCCCGAAccgatgccgacggccgcatcgccagGTGGCAGCCCTCGGGCGAAACatccctcgccgtcggcgacgttcTCGCCTCCCTCAAGGGTCCCTCCCGCTGGGCCTTGCGCTTCGACACCGAGAGCTACTTTGGCGAGGGTAAAACCTTCTTTCCGGAGGCCACCATCGTCttccgcgtcgacgagggccagcACTATCACGTCCCCCTCCTGCTGAGCCCCTTTAGCTACACCACGTACCGGGGCAGCTAG
- the LEM3 gene encoding alkylphosphocholine resistance protein lem3 (TransMembrane:2 (o54-75i363-388o)~EggNog:ENOG503NVEE~COG:D~COG:K~COG:T), whose translation MSDSPRGVDHTDSLDSHDSGPKQPEKKKSRRPANTAFRQQRLKAWQPILTPKTVLPLFFTIGIIFAPIGGLLLYASSKVQELSLEYTRCANDAPDHPKFEAMPGKYVDSAFKNKDKPIDAQWSAERNVTVKLSTGAETNTTRCWLTFDIPDTMGPPVLFYYHLTNFYQNHRRYVESMDQQQLKGDFRSFGDIKGSKCTPLYGETNNGSDKPYYPCGLIANSLFNDSFSNPELLNAPGASGNQTEPYTMTTKGIAWDSDRDLYGPTKYEPSQVLPPPNWAKLYPNNYTKDHPPPNLKEWEAFQVWMRTAGLPAFSKLYQRNDTTAMKDGRYQLILEDHFPMLEYKGTKAVLLTTRTVMGGRNSFLGIAYIAVGGVCIVLGAVFTVTHLIKPRKLGDHTYLSWNNAPASKPSGPSTAMASGREVRPGEA comes from the exons ATGTCCGACTCCCCGCGCGGAGTCGATCATACCGACTCGCTCGACTCCCACGACTCGGGTCCGAAGCagccggagaagaagaaaagcCGCCGTCCCGCGA ATACTGCGTTTCGTCAGCAGCGCCTCAAGGCATGGCA GCCCATTCTGACGCCAAAGACCGTCCTGCCGTTATTCTTTACCATTGGAATCATATTCGCGCCCATCGGTGGCCTTCTGCTATATGCCAGCTCCAAG GTTCAAGAGCTGTCGCTCGAATACACAAGATGCGCCAACGATGCTCCAGACCACCCCAAGTTCGAGGCTATGCCGGGCAAATATGTCGATTCCGCGTTCAAGAACAAAGACAAACCCATTGATGCGCAGTGGTCAGCCGAAAGAAACGTCACTGTCAAGCTgtcgacgggcgccgagACCAACACCACCCGTTGCTGGCTGACCTTCGACATTCCCGACACCATGGGCCCGCCCGTGCTCTTCTACTACCACCTTACCAACTTTTATCAAAACCACCGCCGCTACGTCGAGTCGAtggaccagcagcagctcaaaGGCGACTTCCGGTCTTTCGGAGACATCAAGGGCTCCAAGTGCACCCCCCTCTATGGCGAAACGAACAACGGCTCCGACAAGCCATACTACCCTTGCGGTCTCATCGCCAACTCGCTGTTCAACGACTCCTTCAGCAACCCGGAACTCCTGAACGCACCCGGCGCAAGTGGGAACCAGACTGAGCCGTACACCATGACCACCAAGGGCATCGCCTGGGACAGCGACAGGGACCTGTACGGTCCCACCAAGTACGAACCGTCGCAGGTCTTGCCCCCGCCAAATTGGGCCAAGCTCTACCCCAACAACTATACCAAGGATCACCCGCCTCCGAACTTGAAGGAGTGGGAGGCGTTCCAGGTCTGGATGCGCACCGCTGGGCTGCCCGCGTTCAGCAAGCTGTATCAGCGAAACGATACCACCGCCATGAAGGACGGGAGGTACCAATTAATCCTGGAAGATC ACTTTCCCATGCTTGAGTACAAGGGCACCAAGGCCGTCCTCCTCACTACCCGAACCGTCATGGGTGGACGCAACAGCTTCCTCGGCATTGCCTACATTGCCGTGGGCGGTGTGTGCATCGTTCTCGGAGCCGTCTTCACCGTCACTCATCTCATCAAGCCAAG GAAACTCGGCGACCATACATACCTGTCCTGGAATAATGCCCCCGCGTCCAAGCCGTCCGGCCCCAGCACCGCGATGGCATCTGGACGCGAAGTGCGCCCCGGTGAGGCTTAG
- a CDS encoding uncharacterized protein (EggNog:ENOG503NWH8~COG:I~TransMembrane:1 (i7-26o)) produces the protein MRNRRELGISGTAMNVGVVIGVGVVAENEELQKVMLRMGMDMINEEELLYQLEEAMLADKTVAPMTISYRKLMEGADSVTSELLDAGAKPGDRIGLLALPGVEAVTGLLGTLMTGSCYAALDAEFAHDRLSFMLTDSGANPLLVGPGQDARAAEILSKVVVVAPKVVRTDDATAAGRTVSQPRPRHPNDPRSTGTPKGVILKESNTQAMLSALDKDYGFSHNYNSVAHTTMSFDLSIVQIFGGLSAATVSIASLETRKDPSALAEFMMNEGVTVTYFTPTQFALLMEFNEAVVKRCAKYWVAYFAGERLPVRVAKAFYDLGTPATFYNTWSPSELVVQTSVAEISPPEEDVVNLPIGHPMDNCRHYLLDAKGNPVPFGQVGELVVGGVQVGTGYLNRPEVSARSFVEDPFASEDDRERGWNRIFKTGDRGRFRADGQLEFHGRIAGDKQIKLRGFRIDLGEVEQLIFKESQNLKKAGALIDIAVVARTVDLDEQQLVAYLVPKSNITGEAERGATVSPETSPRCASWSA, from the exons ATGCGCAACCGACGCGAGCTTGGCATCAGCGGCACCGCCATGAAcgttggcgtcgtcatcggcgtcggtgtcgtGGCAGAGAACGAGGAATTGCAAAAGGTCATGCTCCGCATGGGCATGGACATGATCAACGAGGAAGAGCTCCTGTACCAACTCGAGGAGGCCATGCTTGCCGACAAAACCGTCGCTCCCATGAC CATATCATACAGGAAGCTGATGGAGGGAGCCGACAGCGTTACCTCTGAGCTTCTCGATGCCGGTGCGAAGCCTGGGGACCGCATCGGACTCCTCGCTCTgccgggcgtcgaggcggtgaCGGGCCTGCTCGGAACACTCATGACCGGGTCCTGCTatgccgcgctcgacgccgaaTTCGCGCACGATCGTCTCTCGTTTATGCTTACCGATTCTGGAGCCAATCCGCTCCTCGTTGGTCCCGGGCAAGATGCGCGGGCCGCTGAGATCCTGTCCaaggttgttgttgttgccccCAAGGTCGTCAGGACAGACGACGCCACTGCGGCCGGCAGGACCGTTTCGcagccgcgccctcgacatccCAATGACCCT AGAAGCACCGGCACCCCAAAGGGTGTCATTCTAAAAGAGTCCAACACGCAGGCCATGCTGAGCGCCTTGGACAAGGACTACGGCTTCTCCCACAACTACAATTCCGTTGCGCACACAACGATGTCCTTTGATCTTTCTATTGTCCAGATTTTTGGCGGCCTCAGTGCCGCAACCGTCTCGATTGCCTCCTTGGAGACGCGCAAGGATCCAtccgccctggccgagttCATGATGAATGAGGGCGTCACTGTCACGTACTTTACCCCGACGCAGTTTGCACTTCTCATGGAGTTCAACGAAGCGGTAGTCAAGAGGTGCGCCAAGTATTGGGTCGCCTACTTCGCTGGCGAGCGGCTCCCGGTGCGCGTGGCCAAGGCCTTTTACGACCTGGGAACGCCCGCCACTTTCTACAACACTTGGTCTCCCTCGGAGCTAGTCGTTCAGACCTCCGTGGCCGAGATCAGCCCGCCCGAAGAGGACGTCGTGAACCTGCCAATTGGGCATCCCATGGACAACTGCCGTCACTATCTCCTAGACGCAAAGGGAAACCCGGTGCCTTTTGGTCAGGTCGGTGAGCTCGTCGTTGGTGGCGTGCAGGTCGGCACCGGGTATCTCAACCGTCCCGAGGTGAGCGCGCGGTCGTTCGTCGAGGACCCTTTTGCCTCGGAGGACGACCGCGAGCGAGGCTGGAACCGCATATTCAAGACGGGTGACCGCGGCCGCTTCCGagccgacggccagctcgaGTTTCACGGCCGCATCGCAGGCGACAAGCAAATCAAGCTGCGCGGGTTCCGCatcgacctcggcgaggtcgagcagctcaTCTTCAAGGAGTCGCAGAATCTCAAAAAGGCAGGGGCATTGAtcgacatcgccgtcgtggctcgCACCGTCGACTTGGATGAACAGCAGCTAGTGGCCTACCTGGTCCCTAAGAGCAACATCACAGGTGAGGCGGAGAGGGGTGCTACCGTCTCGCCGGAGACGAGTCCACGATGCGCATCGTGGTCAGCATGA
- the SPT16 gene encoding Xaa-Pro aminopeptidase (COG:E~BUSCO:EOG09260K4V~EggNog:ENOG503NW09~MEROPS:MER0026495), whose amino-acid sequence MAEIKIDSKLFQERLSHFATAWKNDLRSKESLFGGATSLVVMMGKVEDMPEFHKNNAMHFWLLGYEFPTTLMLFTTDTLYILTTAKKAKHLDQLKGGRFPIEVLVRGKDAAENEKLFVSIADKIKAAGDKVGVITRDTSKGPFVDEWKKVFAEQCKDVTEVDVTMALSTYAFAVKDENELRAMRTASKACVALMTPYFLDEMSNILDAEKKVTHSALAEKVDKKLDDNKFWQTVQLPSKGKLPADFDASQLDWILGPAIQSGGKYDLRFGAEPNNDNLHAGIIIAGLGLRYKSYCSTIARTYLVDPNKSQESNYKLLYMIHNTILKEIRDGMAAKDVYAKALSIVRSKKPEMEKHLLKNVGWGIGLENKDATLVLNAKNTRTLKDGMTLIIHTGFQDIENPQPQDKSSKVYSLVLTDTVRVTTSEPVVFTAEAPTSADANSFFFKDDEEAEPTPKKEKKDSRVGAVATKNITSTRLRSERTTQVDEDAEAKRRDHQKELASKKQKEGLARFSESTSGQNGGEVKKFKRFESYKRDDQFPLKIRNLEIVVDSKNSTVVLPIMGRPVPFHINTIKNASKSDEGDFSFLRINFLSPGQGVGRKDDQPFEDASAHFVRSLTFRSADGDRYSEIATQISNIKRDAAKKEQEKKDMEDVVEQDKLMEIRNRRPAVLDNVYIRPAMEGKRVPGKVEIHQNGIRYQSPLNAQHRVDVLFSNIRHLFFQPCQHELIVIIHIHLKDPILVGNKKKTKDVQFYREATDIQFDETGNRKRKYRYGDEDEFEAEQEERRRRTELDRLFQGFAQKIAEAGRNEGIEVDMPIRDLGFHGVPFRSNVFIQPTTDCLIQVVEPPFMVITIEDIEVAHLERVQFGLKNFDMVFVFKEFTRAPYHINTIPVEFLDQVKDFLDSSDIAYTEGPLNLNWPTIMKTVTADTHQFFVDGGWSFLQADSDDEEGGDEEEEESAFEMDDDEMDEVSESSEEGSDFGSNVSDEDDDDAELDSDEQGEDWDELEKKAKKRDRESGHDDEERGGKKKRKR is encoded by the exons ATGGCCGAAATCAAGATCGACAGCAAGCTCTTCCAGGAGCGCCTCTCGCACTTCGCGACCGCCTGGAAGAATGACCTGCGCTCCAAGGAGAGCTTGTTTGGGGGAGCTACCTCCCTGGTCGTCATGATgggcaaggtcgaggacaTGCCCGAGTTCCACAAGAACAACGCCATGCAC TTTTGGCTGCTCGGATACGAGTTCCCGACCACGCTGATGCTCTTCACGACCGACACCCTGTACATCCTcacgacggcgaagaagg CAAAGCATCTTGACCAGCTCAAAGGCGGCCGATTCCCTATCGAGGTCCTCGTACGGGGCAAGGACGCTGCCGAGAATGAAAAGTTGTTTGTCAGCATCGCGGACAAGATCAAGGCAGCGGGA GACAAGGTCGGCGTGATCACCAGGGACACGTCCAAAGGCCCCTTCGTCGACGAATGGAAGAAAGTCTTCGCCGAGCAGTGCAAGGACGTGACCGAGGTCGACGTCACCATGGCGCTATCAACGTATGCcttcgccgtcaaggacgaaAACGAACTGCGAGCTATGCGCACAGCGTCAAAAGCCTGCGTCGCCCTCATGACCCCCTACTTCCTCGATGAAATGAGCAacatcctcgacgccgagaagaagGTTACGCACTCGGCCTTGGCAGAGAAGGTGgacaagaagctcgacgatAACAAGTTCTGGCAAACGGTCCAGCTCCCCAGCAAGGGTAAGCTCCCTGCTGATTtcgacgccagccagctcgacTGGATTCTTGGACCGGCCATCCAAAGTGGTGGTAAATACGACCTGAGGTTCGGAGCGGAGCCCAACAATGACAATTTGCACGctggcatcatcatcgctggCCTGGGGCTCCGTTACAAGTCGTATTGTTCCACCATTGCACGAACTTATCTCGTTGATCCAAACAAGAGTCAAGAGAGCAACTACAAGCTTTTGTACATGATTCACAATACCATTCTCAAGGAGATCAGAGATGGCATGGCTGCCAAGGATGTTTACGCCAAGGCCTTGAGTATCGTCCGAAGTAAGAAGCCGGAGATGGAAAAGCATCTGCTTAAGAATGTGGGCTGGGGTATTGGTCTTGAGAACAAGGACGCCACCCTCGTCCTGAATGCGAAAAACACTCGCACGCTCAAGGACGGAATGACCCTCATTATCCATACCGGCTTCCAGGACATTGAGAACCCGCAACCGCAAGACAAGAGCAGCAAGGTGTACTCGCTCGTGCTCACCGACACGGTCCGTGTCACCACgagcgagcccgtcgtcttcaCCGCCGAAGCACCGACAAGTGCCGATGCAAATTCATTCTTTTtcaaagacgacgaagaggcaGAGCCAACGCcgaagaaagaaaagaaggacTCCCGagtcggtgccgtcgccactAAGAACATCACGAGCACGAGGCTGCGATCGGAGCGCACCACACAGGTCGACGAAGATGCCGAGGCAAAGCGGCGAGACCATCAGAAAGAGCTCGCTTCTAAAAAGCAGAAGGAAGGCCTCGCCAGATTTTCCGAGTCCACAAGCGGACAAAATGGAGGTGAAGTGAAGAAGTTCAAGCGTTTCGAGTCGTATAAGCGAGACGACCAGTTTCCCCTCAAGATCAGGAACCTGGAAATCGTGGTGGACTCCAAAAATTCCACCGTTGTCCTACCCATCATGGGCAGACCCGTGCCCTTCCACATCAACACAATCAAGAACGCCAGCaagagcgacgagggcgacttTTCTTTCTTGCGCATCAATTTCCTTTCCCCTGGCCAAGGTGTTGGAAGAAAGGACGACCAGCCGTTTGAGGATGCGTCGGCGCACTTTGTTCGAAGCTTGACTTTCCGGTCCGCAGACGGCGACAGGTACAGCGAAATCGCGACGCAGATCTCCAACATCAAACGGGATGCTGCCAAGAAGGAGCAAGAAAAGAAGGACATGGAAGACGTCGTCGAACAAGATAAGCTCATGGAAATCCGGA ATCGTCGCCCTGCTGTCCTGGACAATGTCTACATTCGACCTGCCATGGAGGGCAAGCGCGTTCCTGGAAAAGTCGAGATCCACCAGAATGGTATTCGTTACCAGTCGCCGCTTAACGCGCAGCACCGTGTCGACGTACTGTTCTCCAATATCAGGCACCTTTTCTTCCAGCCTTGTCAACATGAGTTGATCGTCATCATCCATATTCACCTGAAGGACCCCATTCTTGTGggcaacaagaagaagaccAAGGACGTACAGTTTTACCGCGAGGCGACCGACATCCAGTTCGACGAGACCGGCAACCGTAAGCGCAAGTATCGTTATGGTGATGAAGACGAGTTCGAagccgagcaggaggagcgacggcgccgcacaGAGCTCGATCGGCTGTTCCAAGGCTTCGCGCAAAAGATTGCCGAAGCCGGTCGCAACGAAGGCATCGAGGTGGACATGCCTATCCGCGATTTGGGCTTCCACGGTGTGCCGTTCCGCAGCAACGTATTTATCCAGCCGACGACCGACTGTCTCATTCAAGTTGTTGAGCCACCATTTATGGTCATCACGATTGAAGATATCGAGGTTGCTCATCTCGAGCGTGTTCAATTTGGTTTGAAGAATTTCGATATGGTCTTCGTCTTCAAAGAATTTACCAGAGCACCATACCACATCAATACCATCCCTGTAGAGTTCCTCGACCAGGTCAAGGACTTCCTCGACTCGTCCGACATCGCCTACACCGAGGGCCCTCTCAACCTCAACTGGCCTACCATTATGAAGACGGTCACGGCAGACACTCACCAGttcttcgtcgacggcggctggtccTTTTTGCAGGCCGATtccgacgatgaggaaggcggcgacgaggaagaagaagagtCGGCGTTtgagatggacgacgacgagatggacgaggtgaGCGAGTCGAGCGAGGAGGGTTCCGACTTTGGCAGCAACGTCAgcgatgaggatgacgacgacgcggagctggacagcgacgagcagggcgaggactgggacgagctcgagaagaaggcgaagAAGCGGGACCGCGAGAGCGGccacgatgacgaggagcgtggtgggaagaagaagcgcaagcgaTGA
- a CDS encoding uncharacterized protein (EggNog:ENOG503PFIM) — MTASTSTDEGLHSRTMLWRNDSVRSVSTDTTCVPQIHVLPPTQKAKPFKMREPRDTGFPEPFDECRNTTLPHPEADLSPDATISHEDVSGERALKRHRLSFLNKRKKTVSRGFINPQTEALYSGLAMPLMMGIDSAGREPPKLVSRSTWSLRISKDGGDSIRSLRRDGDDEETPPTSPDVSEHRGKKGLFGKLRRKS; from the exons ATGACTgcctcgacatcgacggACGAGGGACTGCACAGCCGCACTATGCTGTGGCGCAACGACTCGGTTCGAAGCGTCAGTACTGACACGACGTGCGTCCCGCAGATCCACGTTCTGCCACCGACTCAGAAAGCCAAGCCGTTCAAGATGCGGGAGCCGAGAGACACTGGGTTTCCAGAACCCTTTGATGAAT GTCGAAACACAACGCTACCGCACCCCGAAGCCGACCTATCCCCTGATGCGACAATCTCTCACGAAGATGTCTCTGGGGAGCGAGCACTGAAGCGCCACAGACTTTCATTCTTGAACAAACGCAAGAAGACGGTCAGCCGCGGCTTCATCAATCCACAGACGGAGGCTCTCTACAGCGGCCTGGCCATGccgttgatgatgggcaTCGACTCAGCCGGGAGGGAACCGCCAAAGCTCGTCAGCCGGTCGACATGGAGTCTCCGAATTtccaaggacggcggcgacagcatTCGATCTCTGCGGAGagacggggacgacgaggaaacACCGCCAACGTCGCCCGACGTGTCGGAACATCGGGGCAAAAAGGGATTATTTGGCAAGCTGCGGCGGAAGAGCTAG
- a CDS encoding uncharacterized protein (EggNog:ENOG503NWH8~COG:I) translates to MVPRIGRADQPSFAVDVIPVDWLVSNLVALTSRRDETLAHIDASTLHTAPQIYHVRNPRPLRLEDLPQMIADMCPGQQQQQQQGAAAAGLVPLEQWLGSVETAAEGEDAAGQLARSAVIKQMLSTGTAMFSLDNAKTMDLLETLNPGGVVEACPGVDAAFLDGLWRRM, encoded by the coding sequence ATGGTGCCACGGATTGGGCGAGCCGACCAGCCCagcttcgccgtcgacgtgatCCCGGTGGACTGGCTGGTGTCGAACCTGGTGGCTCTCACGTCGCGGCGTGATGAGACGCTGGCGCACATTGACGCTTCGACGCTCCACACTGCGCCGCAGATCTACCACGTCAGGAacccgcggccgctgcggctcgaGGACCTGCCACAGATGATTGCGGACATGTGccctgggcagcagcagcagcagcagcagggggcggcggcggcgggactgGTGCCGCTGGAGCAGTGGCTCGGCAGCGTGGAaacggccgccgagggcgaggacgcggcgggccagctAGCACGCAGTGCCGTCATCAAGCAGATGCTGTCGACGGGCACCGCCATGTTCAGCCTCGACAACGCGAAGACCATGGACCTGCTCGAGACGCTGAACccgggcggcgtggtggaAGCGTGCCCGGGCGTTGATGCCGCGTTCCTCGACGGGCTATGGAGGCGGATGTAG
- a CDS encoding uncharacterized protein (COG:S~EggNog:ENOG503P32P) encodes MRLPYVPNPPPTSSPEHAAIVARIEARRAPRPLQSLDLALLHSPAVADGWNTFLGAIRTQTSLTPDVRELAISRVAVCNRAWYEWKHHAPLAAQAGVSAAALDVVKQDVLDPERRPADLLSEKQWAVLLYTDEMTRNVHVKDEIFARVKELFNDQEVVEITATIATYNCVSRFLVALDVGERNGTGPDDVSTH; translated from the exons aTGAGACTCCCCTACGTCCccaacccgccgcccaccagctctcccgagcacgccgccatcgtcgcccgcatCGAGGCCCGGCGCGCCCCGCGGCCCCTCCAGtccctcgacctcgcgctgctgcactcgcccgccgtggccgacggctGGAACaccttcctcggcgccatccgCACCCAGACGTCCCTCACCCCGGACGTCCGCGAGCTCGCCAtctcccgcgtcgccgtctgcaaCCGCGCCTGGTACGAGTGGAAGCACCATGCGCCCCTCGCGGCACAGGCAGGCGTCAGTgccgcggccctcgatgTCGTCAAGCAGGATGTCCTCGAcccggagcggcggccggcggacCTGCTGAGCGAGAAGCAGTGGGCCGTGTTGCTGTACACCGATGAGATGACGAGGAATGTCCACGTCAAGGACGAGATATTTGCGAGGGTCAAGGAGCTGTTCAATGACCAGGAAGTTGTCGAAATTACAGCGACG ATTGCAACATACAACTGCGTGAGTCGCTTCCTTGTGGCACTGGACG TCGGCGAGAGGAACGGCACCGGACCAGACGACGTGTCTACCCACTGA